CCACCGACGAGCTCGAGCGTGTCGACGAGTGAGTCGTTGTCGTTGTCCGGATCGGCGTAGTCGGGAATGGCATCGCCATCAGTGTCAGCCGGGTTCGGCGCTGGCTTTTGCGCGTCGTATGGAGTTCCGTCCGGATAAACCTCGAGCAAGTCGGGCAACCCGTTGTCGTCGCTGTCGGTGTCACGGAAGTCGGGCAGCGCGTCGGTGTCGGAGTTTTGCGGAGTTGCACAACCAACCGATGCGGTTTGTCCTTCGAGACTGTCCGGGATCGAATCGTTGTCGCTGTCCAGATCGAGGTAGTCGGGGATGCTGTCACCGTCGGTATCGACGTTCGTCTCTTTGCCCTCAACCGTGTCCGATATCCCGTCGAAGTCCTCGTCGGGAGGGCAATTGCTCATTGGGGGACCGCCGCCGGCGCCTGCGGAACCTCCCCCTCCGGCGGAACCACCGCTGCCGCCAGAACCGCCTCCTTCGCCTCCGCTTCCGCCCGAGCCCGAGCTCGACGAGGAGGACGCGTTTGTCGAAGAAGAACTGCTCGACGAGCTCGCATCGCCGCCTTCGCCGCCCATGCCTCCGCCGCCGCCCGTGGCGGTACCGGATGACGTTGCGGTTTTTCCGATGGTCGAATCCGGGGCACAACCGATGGCGAGCGAGCCGCCGGAGAGCACCAGGGACAAGACAAGAGACACGCGTTTGCAGCGAATTTTGAGGTCAAGCACGGTAGTGCGTAGAAGGATATCCTTGCTAAAGGTGCTTCGGAAGTGCCGCTCGTGAACTCGAGCAGCCCGATCCGTGCACCCTTCGCACGAGAGATTGCGAGAGATGTCGACGTCGGAAGGCCCCACGAAAGCTTCACGAATGCGCGATCCAACTGGAGCCCGACGCGACCGACGGAAGCACCGTTGGCTCGTTGCCATTGCGCTTTCGCGCTCTCGTCTTGCTCACTCGACACTCTCACGCATCGGGTTCGTGAGTGGCATGTCGCTTGCGCTGTCGCTCGCCGTGTTCGCGATCATCGTCCGTGCATCCGATGGTCCCACCGCGCCACTCGATGGCCTCATCGATGCCGGAGCGGCGTCCATCGCGTGCGTTGCAGCGGCACCCACGACCCTTGCAGCAGCAACGGATCGTCGCACGGCCGATCGCGAAGGTGGCATCGAGGCTCTTTCCGCGATGCGCGGCCTTCACGTTGCCCACCTCGATCTCGTTCGCACGTACGCCGCGATGATGCATATCGCGCGGACCACGGCGCTTCCCCTCGTGACGCTCGCAATCGCCATCGCCGCCCTCGCATCCAGTGCTGGAATGGCACTTCGACGCGTCGGGATCGCACTTGGATTGCTCGCGTTCTCCCTCATCGTCGGGGTCGTGCTCGGCGCTGCAGCGTCGCTCTCCGCTCGAGTGGGTGGACGCCGCGGGAAGCTCGTCGTCTCGGCGATCGTGCTTCTGCCGTGGATCGTCGGAGAGCTTTTTGGGCGCAGCATCTACTCCATCCCCGGTGCACTTTCCGCTGCGTTGTCCTTGATCCTCGACATCGGCAGCCTGGGAGCAAGCGCGTGAGCGATGACGACGAGACAAACTCGGATGCTGTGGTAGACGCGCAGCCACCGGCCGCCGAAGAGCCTGCGCCGACAGCAGAGCCCACTGCCGAACCGTTCGTCCTCCTGCATGCCGTCATGGCGCGCGATGCTGCCGCGCCCAGGCGCCGTGCACGCGGCACCCTTTCCGGTGTCAGCCTTGCGCTCGGTTCAGGTGTCTTCGCGTTCGTCGGCGGTCCGGAAGATGGGACGTTTGCGCTCTTCGACGTCATCACGGGCACTCGAGCGCCGCTGCGTGGGCGCGTGGCGATTGCTGGCGCTTCGCCCGCCCGATCTGGAGCCACGCGTGCTCGCATCGGAATGCTCCCTCCAGAACCGCTGCTTCCACCCTCGCGCACCGTTGCCGAGGCAGTGAGCATCGCGCAGCACGCACGCGGCGAAGCCCAGGCTCGACCGACCGAGGTGCTTGCGAGCCTTGGGCTCGAAAGCCTCGCACCGCGCAGCCCAACCTCGTTGTCGTTTGCCGAATCCCGCGCTGTGGAGCTCGCGATCGCGCTTTCGACGCCATCGCCTCTGCTCGTTGCACTTCATGAACCGCTCGCCGATGTGGCGGTCAACCTTCTCGGCGTCGTGCGTGAACGCATCCGACAGCTTGCCGCCGCGGGGACGTGCGTCGTCATCACGACATCCTCGCCCGCTGACGCGCGTGCCCTTGGCGATAGCGTCATCGTTCTTCATCGCGGCGCGATCGCCGGAGGCACCTCGTCGGCAGACGTCTTGCCTGGAGGCACTCCGCTGCTCGTCGCTTGGGTTCGTCCCGCCGAACAGCACGACGGTCTCGCTCCGATTCGCCTACTTGCGCGTGTCCTTGCCGAGCGTCCCGAAGTTTCCTCGGTCGCTTGGAACGACAAACAAGATGCATCCGCGCAAGCGGCCGAGCTTCGTTTGTCCGGGAGCGACATCGATGCATGTGCATTGGCGCTTGCCGACGCAGCAACCGAGGTGGGTGCGGTCATCGAGGCCATCGCGCCCGCATCACCGGGCCTCACGCGTTTGCGTGCAGCATCGGAAACCACCGAAGCGCTGCGCCGTGCGACGCCGCCTCATCGTCCGGCGACGTCGAACGCACCTCTGGCAGGAGGCTCGCGATGAGCTCGATCGAGGCATCCTCAGGCGTCATTCGCGGGGCTCCGGTCACGACGGGTGTGCGTCTCGGCTTCATGACCGCGGGACGTCGCTTGATGTCACGCCCGACGTTTCTGCTCGTTGCACTCGCCCTCGCGCTTGCTGTCGTCGGGGGCATCATCGAGCGTCGTGTGACGATGTGGGGAGCCGTCGATCGCTCTCTTCTTTCGACCTTTCGGCTCGTCATTCCGCTCTACTGCTTCGCGATCGCTGCCCGTGCATGTCAGCGCACGGGCCTTCGCGATGCCGCATGGTCCGTTGCTCGCTTTGGCGCTGCTCGTCGCGACGTAGCTCTCGGAATCGTCATCGCGCTCGTCCTGGTTTCTGCTGCCAGTGGCGTCTTGCTCTCCATGGCCGCCGTCGTGTCCGCACATGGCGCAGCGTCACGCCCGCTTGCGCTCGAGCTTTTTACGAGCGGTTGGATTGGCGGACTCGTCGCCGCTGCGTATGGCGGATGGTTTGCATTTGGCTCTGCGTTTTTCGACCGAGGCCGCGGTCGCTGGGTCCCGCTCGTGCTCGACTTTCTCTTTGGTAGTGGTACCGGCGTATTTGCCGCGATCTTTCCGCGATCCCATGCTCGCGGGCTCCTTGGCGAAGCGGGGCCCACGGGTTTTTCCCAGCCTCAAAATTGCATGGCGCTCGTCGTCATGTTGATCGTGCTCTCCGCACTGGCAATCACACGATCTCGCGACTGAGACGCCGAGGAGGTGCATGATGGAATCCGTTACATTGATCGTCGAAGCGCCTGCATCGAAACTTGCCATTCGGACACGTACGACCGGCATGCTCGCTCGATTGGCGCACGACCTCGAGCTCGTTGCTTCGGACATTCGCGGTCGAGTGAATCGAGAAGCCGATGGTTTTTCGGGAGAGCTCATCGTGCCCGTTGCGGGAATTCGCGTTGCAGGTCAATTGCATGGCGATCGCTTGGATCCGGCCGGCATATCCAGTTCTGATCGTTTGGAGATCGAACGGAAAATTCGCGAAGAAGTTTTTCCTGGAGTAAAAGAGATTCACGTGCGCGGCCACGGGCGCGAGTGGAATCACGTCGACGCGGTCGTCGAAAGCGGGCTCGGCAAGCAATCCATTCCGATCGCGATGCGCGGCGGTGAAGCCGATGGACGCATTCGTATGACAGGACGAACCGAATTGTCCTTGGCGAAACTAGGTGTGCGAGAAATCAAGGGGCCACTCGGAGCGTTCAAAGTAAAGGACGCTGTCGAGGTTCTTTTCGAGGTTACTCTGCGGCCGGCGGACTAGCGGCGGGAACCGTCACATCGGGCGCTGCTTCGCCACGCGAGCAAGGCCCGTGAATTTGGTAGGGTGTGCCGGACACACGCTTCATGAGTGTTCGGCTGCGCCAACCCACGTATGCCTTGTTGAAATGAACCAATTCTTCCGGCGATAGAATTGGATTCTTCAATTTGCCGAGCTCTACCAGCACGAGTACCTGTTCGGCCACGCTGACCGGGCATCCTTCGAGCCGCAGCGGTTCTTTCGTATCGCTCGTGGCGAGCTTTCCGATGACTTGAGCCATTTTGACGAATACGTCTTCGTGTTTGGCCTGGTACGGATCTTTTTGGGCGCGATCTCGGTACAGGCTTTCCACGCGGATTGTTTTTCCGTGAAGCTGACCCGACCATTGCGCACAATCGCCAATGAAGATGACGCGTTCGCCCGGCGCGGCATCGATTGGACCTTCGTACGACCCGAAGACGATGTGCATGCGGGGCATGTTCGAATCGCAATTTTGGTCGTATTGCCGCAGGATTTCGATGGCTTCCTCGAGCGCTCCCGGGCAACCGCCCCAGCAGTAATCGGTTCGTTCGGGTTCCGGCGGAGGACCTGCATACGCGTTGATATGACTTCCCTCGAAATACTTTTCGACGCGAACCAACCCTACTTTGAAGCCTTTGGCCATTTCCTGGGCTTCTTCCAGCGTTACGTCGCCGGAGATGTCGACGGCGTCGGGATCCAGCGAACCGAATCCGCGCTCCGACGCAAACCGCAAATGATCGACCGTTCGAGGATCCACACCAATGATTCTCGAGCAAACGGCATCGAAAGCAAGCTGGGCATTGCCCATGATCACGAGCCCCAGGTTGCGCGGAATGGGCGTGAGCATCCGGCCCTCTCCGGCCACGATGGCATCGATGGCAATGAATTGAGGCTGGATGATGTATTGCAGATCGGCAATTTTTTCGTCGAGGCGGTGATCGTGATCGATCAATCGGTGCCTATCGTCCTGGATGCCGATGTAGTTTTTCATGGAAAACGTCACGGTGGTCCAGGGATGGCTCTTGAATTTGGGGCAGTTGACGAAGAAGTCTGCTTTGGCAACAGGTTCGGGCGTGAAGAGATAGTCACGCAGCCGTTCTTTGTGACGCAGCCGTATTTCGACCTGCGGTTCTTCCTCGAAATGGTAATGCTTGACACCCGTGCGCTCGAACATCGGGTAGTAGCCGGCCAAGTCGAACGCGCGCCGGGTTGGAATCGTGATCCCACACCGCTCCCCGATGGCGAGTTCTTTGACTTGGCCGTCGTCGCGGTCGCGCAGTCCTCGAATGACGCCTTCGAGGAATTCCGGGCGCGTGTAGGCATGAGGGAACGCGGTTCCCGACGCCACGCAGTTCGGCTTGACCAACGTTCTTCCGTGCGGCCGGAGGTCGAGCTCCTCGAGGCCTTCTCGGATGATGCGGTGGATGTGCTCGACGTCGTAGGTCGGGCAACGGCGAATGATGACTCGGGGCCGCGACGGTATTTTCATGTCCGTCCCAGCGTATGTGGCGCCGTTCGACCGAGCAACCCCTTCCTTCCGCTTGACATCCGTTCAGTTTCAAAGGATGGGAACCCTCGCTCCATGTCCACCACCTCGCCTTGGATCCAGAGCTCGCCATGAACGAACCCAACCATCCGCAATCACTTGCCGCCATGGCCGTGCGTCCACCTTCTCGCTCGACCGATCTCGGCCGCTCTCGGGTCAATCGGGTCAACGAGGCGCGTGCCGACGGGCTTCCCGCATGGGCTCCGCCGACCCCACGCGCGATGCAACCGTGGTCGCCGCGTGAATATCGCGCCAAAACCGTGCGACTTCCCCCACCTGCACAGCTTGCTCCGGAATCGCTTTCGGCGGAGCGTCCGCATCCGTTCGACGTTGCTGCAATGGACGATGCCGCATTGCTCGTGACCGTCGCTGGTTGCTCGCGTGAAACCGCATTA
The nucleotide sequence above comes from Polyangiaceae bacterium. Encoded proteins:
- a CDS encoding DUF362 domain-containing protein gives rise to the protein MKIPSRPRVIIRRCPTYDVEHIHRIIREGLEELDLRPHGRTLVKPNCVASGTAFPHAYTRPEFLEGVIRGLRDRDDGQVKELAIGERCGITIPTRRAFDLAGYYPMFERTGVKHYHFEEEPQVEIRLRHKERLRDYLFTPEPVAKADFFVNCPKFKSHPWTTVTFSMKNYIGIQDDRHRLIDHDHRLDEKIADLQYIIQPQFIAIDAIVAGEGRMLTPIPRNLGLVIMGNAQLAFDAVCSRIIGVDPRTVDHLRFASERGFGSLDPDAVDISGDVTLEEAQEMAKGFKVGLVRVEKYFEGSHINAYAGPPPEPERTDYCWGGCPGALEEAIEILRQYDQNCDSNMPRMHIVFGSYEGPIDAAPGERVIFIGDCAQWSGQLHGKTIRVESLYRDRAQKDPYQAKHEDVFVKMAQVIGKLATSDTKEPLRLEGCPVSVAEQVLVLVELGKLKNPILSPEELVHFNKAYVGWRSRTLMKRVSGTPYQIHGPCSRGEAAPDVTVPAASPPAAE
- a CDS encoding ATP-binding cassette domain-containing protein; its protein translation is MSDDDETNSDAVVDAQPPAAEEPAPTAEPTAEPFVLLHAVMARDAAAPRRRARGTLSGVSLALGSGVFAFVGGPEDGTFALFDVITGTRAPLRGRVAIAGASPARSGATRARIGMLPPEPLLPPSRTVAEAVSIAQHARGEAQARPTEVLASLGLESLAPRSPTSLSFAESRAVELAIALSTPSPLLVALHEPLADVAVNLLGVVRERIRQLAAAGTCVVITTSSPADARALGDSVIVLHRGAIAGGTSSADVLPGGTPLLVAWVRPAEQHDGLAPIRLLARVLAERPEVSSVAWNDKQDASAQAAELRLSGSDIDACALALADAATEVGAVIEAIAPASPGLTRLRAASETTEALRRATPPHRPATSNAPLAGGSR